The sequence below is a genomic window from Anopheles cruzii chromosome 3, idAnoCruzAS_RS32_06, whole genome shotgun sequence.
CCATCAATAATTCGGGCATCCGCGGAGGGCGTTTCCTTTCGCCACGCAAAGTGTGGCTTCCGGGGTGCGATCCAAACGAACCGTCGTATTACACGGCCAAGGACCTCTACATCGGCGCCACGATAGTGGTCTTTGCGCACCGGTTTCGCATCGTTAGCGCCGACCTGTACGTATACCGGTACATGCAGGCCCATCCGGAAATGTTTgccccgatcgcgatcgacagcgTGCGCAGCTACCTTTTGGCCGAGGGCCACCTGAACGACGATttgcgcaacgcaacggaTGAGGAGTACCGGAAACTGATGGCCGAGACGTCCGCTGAGCCACCCGTTGATGAGGTACAACAAAGGCTTGCCGGGTTCGAAGTATCCAAACCGGGAGCGACATCACCCGTACCCGTCATCGCATCGTCACCGGCCCCGAAACCAACTGAACCAGTGCAACACCCATGTCCGCATCCGATCATACCGGACGAGGAAATAAGGAAGGCGTATCACACAAACGAACCCGAAGATTTGGCCCTCCAGGCGTACCGCGATTCTGAAGCTAATCCGACGCCAGCGTCACCAACGCATTGTGACGCCAAAGGCAAGAAAACTGTACGTTTCCAGGACTCCGAGGACTATTAAGACTTACCGTTTTGGCGTTCAAACTCTCGAAAAGGATGTttcactacacacacacacatgcacataTACACACGACAAGGACTTTTCGCACCACAAACCACACCGCACTACGAAACGCACACAGCTGATCATCAGCTGACACTGACACTACGCCGAATGTTTTGAAACCGGCCGGCTTGTTTATCTTATCGCTGTCAACCACCGTTTGCGAAGTGTAATATTTATCATCCAAATTAGGTAACGTGAAAAAGGTGCTCATTTCGATATTCTGAGAACGAAATAGGTGCGAATTTTTGTCTTCAACCACCAAAACAAGATAAATAAATCTGCGTTACAAGTTGTTTCTGGACTTTTTGACGGAGGTCGTCAAGCAGGGCATTGCTGTTTAGGTATCGAAATCGTTACCATGGCAACGAATTACACACAACGAATAAGGATGAGCAGAGACCGTATTCCAATCAATGCCAACTCCTGGCATCGGGATGGACGAAAATTTTCGCAATTTTTCGTTTACCGCTAGCGGACCGGTCGGATTTACGTCGTCACGCTCCGAGGACATCGACGGGAAGCGACCGACCCGGGAGTGCGGTGTGGACCCACGACCGGTGCCAGCATGTTCCGATGCAACGACGGAACCGAAGGAAAGAAAGGAGATGGCCGTAAGTGTTGCCTCctcggatcgatcgatatTGTACTGACGCAATCGCGTTTGCAGACACAAACCATCAGCGCACCGCGTACAGGAAAATTTTCAACCTACGACGACTCCAAGCTGGCCACCTTCATACGAAAGGTACAACCGATAGTGGACGAAGAGCTGTCCTACGGTATGACGCCGCTGTTCGATTGTAACGACAACCCGTACGACGCATCCTTCGACCGGTACCGTGTTCGGTGTCACCAGGAACTCACCGTAAAGCTTCACGACCTAGCGACACAGGGTGATGGAAGACCATTTACAGCCGGTGCTGCCGCGTGGCTTTCCATCTGCACCCGTGACGCGCCGCTTCTGGTGATTGCTTGCAGTCCCAGCCACGATGCGTGGTGTGACCATTTCGCGTCCATCGTAACCGTTTTCAGTCCCACCCGCAACCGGTATGGGGGTTCGGTGCAGTGGGCGGAACTTTGCAGCAATCCGGTGAAGGCTTGCATCGAATCGCTCGAGACGAACCCGTTCAATCGGGACATGTGCGCCGGTGGAACCGTAGCGGGCGATGTCTACATCTGGCAGTACGAGATGAAtcgaaaaaacgaaaggaatTCTTTTACCGAGCTGCACTCCGAGACCACCGACTGTGGAAAGGTGGTCGACATGGCGTGGGCACGGTACAGCCTAATGTCCAAGGCCGACCATGCGCTGCTAACGGCACACGGTGACGGAACCGTTATCCAGTGGCGTGTTGGAAAGACCATCGTGAAGGACAAAATCTTTAAACTgtcttcgccatcgccgacgTTGGCCAGTCTGGGGAAAGCTCTCATATTGACTCGTATACTGGCCACTTCGAACGCGGAGTTTGTTGTCGGCTGTGCGGATGGTTCGTTGCTGCTCTGTTCCACCACACAGCTGCTGCCTCTCGGTGGCTCCAATGGTCATGGTGGTGGGAAACTGAATTACTTTTCTCCTGCGACGGTGGAATTGAAAAGCCATTCGTTTGCCGTCACGAGCTTACAGAAGATCCTGAACCGCCGCCAAGAGTTGCTCATTAGTTGTGATCTTACGGGAGAGGTGTTTTTTCACGACATTACCGACGCCATCGTAAGTGGACACGCGAAGGTGGTGGTCTGAACCTTCCAGATTGTAGTAGCTCTTATTTTTTGCACAGAACTCCACTCCAACGCTGATCGTTAAGATGCCACTTCCGTTCAAGACACGCATTGTCTGCACCGGCGACACGGAGTATATCTTCTCCCCGACCGCAAACGGACTGCTGGAACTGTATCGTATTGGCAGTGGGCAGGTGGACAGCATCGAGCCGTCTTTACCGCTGAAAGGAACAccaaatttaattgaaatgacAGCCAACGGGTAAGAGCCTAAAAAACGATCGTAGAACGAGCAACAAATTTCATACCTCCGTATCTACACAGGAAATGGTTGATCACCGGCACGTACAATGGCACCTTCATTATCTACTGCGTGGAAATGGATTACTAAAAGTAGGAATCACATCCCAATGGATTGCTCATATCAACACCGTACCTCAGTGGATTGACGATCGGTTCCATTCGAAGAGGCACCGATCAACTTTACTGACAACTGAACAATGTTATGATCAGGAATATAAAAACTAGAAAAAAGTGAATCAACCTTTTCGTGTTAACTTGGAAATAGAACATAcaatgaatttattttcactaAGGCAGTTACACCTATTAAACATAGTCAATTTCTACATTTTACCTCTCGTATAAATGCAATTATTTCCCTCGAGCTGGTTCCGTAATAAACTAAACTGATTACAACAACTTTGAATTGCTTTATAAAATAGTCAAACATTGAACTACGATAACAAACaatttcttcctctttttcttCACTGCGCACTGCACTTTGGGCTTGGGCCGCAAAGCTGAGAGCAAGTTGTTGGGAGTCACTGTGTTTTCCGCTCAAGCCTCACGTCGGGTATCGCTAGCTTCCCTTCCGAGCTGCCGGATGACGAGCTCCAATGGACTGACGAGATGCGAGATTCGCTAGAAAACAGTGCACCGCCGGTAGTCACATTGCTTAACACCTCCTGGCCAGCGCTGTCTCCGCCAGTAGGTGCCCCTCTCGGATGCCCACTGGTGCCACTGGTAATCGAtttgctggccaccggtgtcGACGTACGCTGCACGTTCCGGTCCGATGCTTGCGTATGCGAAAGAAGCTCTCCCTTCGGCGATGGTGTTCGGCCGCCGGAACTCGTTACGTTGCTAAGGTCTAGCAGTGAATGTAGCAGTGTGCTGTGCGAAACGGGACTGGACGAAAGTGAGGACTGCAGCGTTCGGATCAGCAGTTCGCGTTGGATGAATTTCGACAGATTCAGTGGCCTACCGCAACTGCCGTCGGTTTCCTGTGGCTGCAAACCTTGACGACGGTCTTTGACAGCTTCAACCAACGACATCGAAGAACTGGTGCTCGAGTTATCGGTTCCATGcgggtgttgctgctgttgatgccGGCGTAGCATGGATGACAGCCACTGTAGGCCGGAAACACGCTCCAGATCAGGACCGAGGGAAGTAGAGAGCAGCTCCATAAGTTCTCCGGGAACTTCGCTACCCTCGGAGGCTGGTGCTGGATTAATCACATGAACTTTCTGCGTCGAAGGCCCCTGCTGGCCACTGGCCTGATCCGAAAACGGGGTCGATCGGTTGGAGTCGTCGAG
It includes:
- the LOC128273997 gene encoding uncharacterized protein LOC128273997, producing MDENFRNFSFTASGPVGFTSSRSEDIDGKRPTRECGVDPRPVPACSDATTEPKERKEMATQTISAPRTGKFSTYDDSKLATFIRKVQPIVDEELSYGMTPLFDCNDNPYDASFDRYRVRCHQELTVKLHDLATQGDGRPFTAGAAAWLSICTRDAPLLVIACSPSHDAWCDHFASIVTVFSPTRNRYGGSVQWAELCSNPVKACIESLETNPFNRDMCAGGTVAGDVYIWQYEMNRKNERNSFTELHSETTDCGKVVDMAWARYSLMSKADHALLTAHGDGTVIQWRVGKTIVKDKIFKLSSPSPTLASLGKALILTRILATSNAEFVVGCADGSLLLCSTTQLLPLGGSNGHGGGKLNYFSPATVELKSHSFAVTSLQKILNRRQELLISCDLTGEVFFHDITDAINSTPTLIVKMPLPFKTRIVCTGDTEYIFSPTANGLLELYRIGSGQVDSIEPSLPLKGTPNLIEMTANGKWLITGTYNGTFIIYCVEMDY